TGTCGCGGCACATTGAAAAGTTCCACAGTtaaaccactaccactacaacCCTTTTGGCTGTAAATTGCACTGACACCGTTCGAACTGATCTGAATTTCCGTTTAGCGttcatttcttttcctgcTCTCCACCCACCAGCAATAGTAAAACTCTCGTGTGCAATAGACCTCCTTACGCAAACCCTTTCACCAGGGAACTATATTTAACGCAAAACATATATAACGCAACAGCTAGCATATATCGATTTAGTATACCGATAAACAACCGATCTAGAAATCTAGGTAATGTAACATTCTTTGCAATGCATAACCATCCCCATCCTTAGTATCTCAGTAtgattttcatttctattAAGACCTTAGCAAACGTACGTAGCACAGTAAAATCAGGGAGCGATTGTTATTCGGATAGAACCATTCGATCCTCCTGCCCACAGCCGAAGATCGTGCGCGGGAATAGGGAGGTGAGGAAAAGATTGTTGTCTGACATTACCTGGTCGAGAAAAGACTTTTCCGCGTCGTCGAAGGGATTCTTCGTGCGGTCACTATTTATTCCGAGCATAATACTACTctaaagaagaagacgaagaagaaactAAAAGCGATGATAACGAAATCTGCGAGGAACAGAACGAATCGAACgtttctacaaaaaaaagtacaaaatgAACGAGCAGCAACTTTTAAAGCATAATTAACCCGCTCCCGAACTTTCGTGGGATTGGAACCGAGGAGCCAAACAGTAGAAAAGGTTGGGGGCTAGTAAGAAATCTATTTTTCCTCAGTTATCATCGTGACAGGGCAGGGTCGTTTCGCGAGCgttaaaaacaaacttttaaCAAGTATATTTACCCGTGGAGGACATTTGTTGttaggaaaaagaaaagaaatcagaTAAATAAGATCATATTATAAAAGGACATCCCTTCCCACTCCCCCATTTAAATGTCTCAATCTCTCGTATCCCTGCAGTAGCCGGAAGCGTTTCTTCGAATCGCGTCAGTTACGTGGTTCGAGTGGATGTGCAGCGCTTGAAAACGGAAACATCTCTTTGCTTTCGTCTGAATCTACATAAACGAATGGAAGGGTTAAGAGCAGATGCTGTATGGTGTAGACTATGTGAGGTATCTTAATGTGAAGTTCTACAAAGAAACAAGTGGGGAAATCGCGGCAATACCTAGATTAACGAGATATAAATGGAAATATTACTTTTACCTGAGTTCGTTGTATCGTGTCTTTTCTTTCAAACCCGCCATGATGACCGATTGCTCAAAAGAAAGAACTGCAGGTTCAAGGTTCATCTTGTACAGCTAGGATCTCCTGGCCGCAAGTTTATTTTTCCGTCGATCTAACAGCTCATCCACCAGAATCCTTGGTATCTCCAGCTCCCGCAGCTCGTCTTCACCCGGAATGAGGTCGGTTATGCGCCACAGACAGTTCTCTCTTAGCGTGCGTAACGGGAAGTGTATGCGGATTTCCTTCCTCGTTAGCTTACCGTTGGAATCGAAACTGGTAAACCAGGGCTCGGGCATGTACACCGGCTGG
The sequence above is a segment of the Anopheles darlingi chromosome 2, idAnoDarlMG_H_01, whole genome shotgun sequence genome. Coding sequences within it:
- the LOC125950221 gene encoding protein Vhl, whose product is MANVRPPLKSEQSEIRSFVKYINTTQRPVEVLWVDYSGNVSHFKLLQPREFCLVNTYVTHPWRFRDHETGEQMHVRYQPVYMPEPWFTSFDSNGKLTRKEIRIHFPLRTLRENCLWRITDLIPGEDELRELEIPRILVDELLDRRKNKLAARRS